Proteins from a single region of Candidatus Woesearchaeota archaeon:
- a CDS encoding S1 RNA-binding domain-containing protein — protein MLYTKDGYPEPNEIVLCNVKKIYGNTTFVDLIEYEKEGVLTISEIAPGRIRNLREYVVENKTIICKVLRIDAKGRRIDVSLRRVPLPVMKKKLEEIKKEEYSERIYVDVAKETNTTKEDLFERTYAVIFDTYGTVFEALYEVMLDNTKVSIFNELKDVEKESFIKIINDRIKPEEVIFKEKFVLSSKMINGVELIKKSITNSLEPLNYEKFQITYTAAGKYEIVITHDDMKSANILYDKFRENLEKEAKENNLDLIIKEH, from the coding sequence ATGTTATACACAAAAGATGGATATCCAGAACCTAATGAAATTGTTCTATGTAATGTTAAAAAAATTTATGGAAATACAACATTTGTAGATTTAATTGAATATGAAAAAGAAGGAGTTCTAACAATATCTGAAATCGCGCCTGGAAGAATTAGAAATTTAAGGGAGTATGTAGTTGAAAATAAAACTATAATATGTAAAGTTTTAAGGATAGATGCAAAAGGAAGAAGGATTGATGTATCTCTAAGAAGAGTTCCTTTACCTGTAATGAAAAAGAAATTAGAAGAAATTAAAAAAGAAGAATATTCTGAGAGAATTTATGTAGATGTTGCAAAAGAAACAAATACTACTAAAGAAGATTTATTTGAAAGAACTTATGCAGTAATTTTTGATACCTATGGTACAGTATTTGAAGCTTTATACGAAGTAATGCTTGATAATACTAAAGTTTCAATATTTAACGAATTAAAAGATGTTGAAAAAGAAAGCTTCATAAAAATTATTAATGATAGAATTAAACCTGAAGAAGTAATATTTAAAGAAAAGTTTGTTTTATCTTCAAAAATGATTAATGGAGTAGAATTAATTAAAAAATCTATAACAAATTCTTTAGAACCACTAAATTATGAAAAATTCCAAATTACTTATACTGCGGCAGGAAAATATGAAATTGTAATTACACATGATGATATGAAGTCTGCAAACATATTGTATGATAAATTTAGAGAAAATTTAGAAAAAGAAGCAAAAGAAAACAATCTTGATTTAATTATTAAAGAGCATTAA
- a CDS encoding ThiF family adenylyltransferase, which produces MRYTRQNKIDFLPDNFNEIIKDKKIVIVGCGGIGSPLAVLLVKGGFLNLTLIDNDKIEEINIQRQIYNDIDIEEFKVECLKKYLILANPYSNITIYNEYLNGLNISKMCNGSDLIIDASDNFETRRIINNFCEKNSKDWIYNGAIKTEIISCIFKGKDKKFEKVFPNSVEDKKCAEFGILGSTTFASASLAYNHVLKYFLYEENNKLIKIDLWKNKIYEIKY; this is translated from the coding sequence ATGAGATATACTAGACAAAATAAAATTGATTTTTTGCCAGATAATTTTAATGAAATAATTAAAGATAAAAAAATCGTAATTGTTGGTTGTGGTGGTATAGGCTCCCCACTAGCAGTACTTTTAGTAAAAGGGGGATTTTTGAATTTAACTTTAATTGATAATGATAAAATTGAAGAAATAAATATACAAAGACAAATTTATAATGATATAGATATTGAAGAGTTTAAAGTTGAATGTTTAAAAAAATACCTTATTTTAGCAAACCCTTATTCAAATATTACAATTTATAACGAATATTTAAATGGTCTAAATATATCTAAGATGTGTAATGGGTCCGATTTAATTATTGATGCGAGCGATAATTTTGAAACAAGGAGAATCATTAATAATTTTTGTGAAAAAAATTCTAAAGATTGGATTTACAATGGCGCAATTAAAACTGAGATTATTAGTTGTATTTTTAAAGGAAAAGATAAAAAATTTGAAAAAGTTTTTCCAAATAGTGTAGAAGATAAAAAATGCGCAGAATTTGGAATTTTAGGTTCTACTACATTTGCATCTGCTTCTTTAGCATATAATCATGTTTTAAAATATTTCTTATATGAAGAAAATAATAAATTAATTAAAATTGATTTGTGGAAAAATAAGATTTATGAAATTAAATATTAA
- a CDS encoding NUDIX domain-containing protein, which produces MNEENNIQKEILRKFMYNKKLKYGEIWDKKMCSSSNFDYHLKNLVGEGILKKEEDYYVLTTKGFNLVTSIDGVEIKTKGKPLVCSFVIGYKDGRVLLNTRKKQPFLGYLNIPGGKVELGVSKIKQAEIEFLEETGFLAKDLKLKCVTEKISLEEDTNEVAHHIIGYFYICREFEGELLKDTREGDNFWIEVDKIVDYKRFVDIDPIIKHSIEGESIKHYEINRILRNGEIIKTNIKELI; this is translated from the coding sequence ATGAATGAAGAAAATAACATCCAAAAAGAAATTCTTAGAAAGTTTATGTACAATAAGAAACTTAAATATGGAGAAATATGGGACAAGAAAATGTGTTCTTCTTCAAATTTTGATTATCATTTAAAAAATTTAGTTGGAGAAGGTATTCTAAAAAAAGAAGAAGATTACTATGTTTTAACAACTAAAGGCTTTAATTTAGTGACTTCAATTGATGGTGTTGAGATTAAAACTAAAGGAAAACCTCTTGTTTGTAGTTTTGTTATAGGATATAAAGATGGTAGAGTTCTTTTAAATACAAGAAAAAAACAACCTTTTTTAGGTTATTTGAATATTCCTGGAGGAAAAGTAGAACTTGGAGTCTCAAAAATAAAACAAGCAGAGATTGAATTTTTGGAGGAGACAGGATTTTTAGCCAAAGATTTGAAATTAAAATGCGTTACAGAAAAAATCAGTCTTGAAGAAGATACTAATGAAGTTGCCCATCACATTATAGGATATTTTTATATTTGTAGGGAGTTTGAAGGTGAATTACTAAAAGATACAAGGGAAGGAGATAATTTTTGGATAGAAGTTGATAAAATTGTAGATTATAAAAGATTTGTTGATATTGATCCAATTATTAAGCATTCAATAGAAGGAGAAAGTATTAAACATTATGAAATTAATAGAATTCTAAGGAATGGAGAGATCATTAAAACCAATATTAAAGAATTGATTTGA
- a CDS encoding ParA family protein — protein MTKVITVKVSKGGVGKTTISSNLAYLLSEKGFRVLLIDLDSQANLTKSFIKEIDEDKFTSSNLLGDDDFDLNYAKYSIKDNLDIIGADSGLYEVSRYLESIKNYHLKLKEKFEDKNFSNYDYIVLDLSPGVSDTLTDISLVASDLLICPTHFDVDSLTGLIHTINDISRLDELKILTKELNYLIVPNRYDLRFKVDNQAIIDMLYENIEEEFIATPIRENSHIKKARMRGITAIEYESAPEKKYEHKKATEDFEELLVKVSKLI, from the coding sequence ATGACTAAAGTAATTACTGTGAAAGTATCAAAAGGAGGAGTTGGAAAGACCACTATTTCTTCGAATTTAGCATATTTACTCTCAGAGAAAGGATTTAGAGTTTTACTTATTGATTTAGATTCTCAAGCTAATTTGACAAAGAGTTTTATTAAAGAAATTGATGAGGATAAATTTACCAGTTCTAATCTTTTAGGTGATGATGATTTTGATTTAAATTATGCTAAATACAGTATTAAAGATAATTTAGATATTATTGGGGCTGATTCTGGACTTTATGAGGTTTCAAGATATTTAGAGAGTATTAAAAATTACCATTTGAAGTTAAAAGAAAAATTTGAAGATAAAAATTTTAGTAATTATGATTATATTGTATTGGACTTATCTCCAGGAGTTTCTGATACTTTAACAGATATTTCTCTTGTGGCATCTGATCTTCTCATTTGTCCTACTCATTTTGATGTTGATTCTCTAACAGGACTTATCCACACTATTAATGATATATCAAGACTTGATGAACTTAAAATTTTAACTAAAGAACTTAATTATTTAATTGTTCCAAATAGATATGATTTGAGATTTAAAGTCGATAATCAAGCAATTATTGATATGTTGTATGAAAATATCGAAGAAGAGTTTATTGCAACACCAATTAGAGAGAATTCGCACATTAAAAAGGCAAGAATGAGAGGTATTACTGCAATTGAATATGAAAGTGCACCGGAGAAGAAATATGAACACAAAAAAGCCACAGAAGATTTTGAAGAACTTTTAGTTAAGGTTTCAAAATTGATTTGA
- the gatA gene encoding Asp-tRNA(Asn)/Glu-tRNA(Gln) amidotransferase subunit GatA: MVFNEDICKKLKDLRSGKLSCVKNVSNFLANIEKNNEKYNIFLEINKDALKKAEELDSKLKNKGNLGTLFGLTFAVKSNISVKGLTISCASKTLENYKGTFNAEIIEKILNADGIIIGITNNDEFASGSSGENSAFGNTINPSSPNRIPGGSSSGSAAAVAADMCDIAFGSDTGGSIRNPASHCGIIGIKPSYGRVSRYGLVDLSMSLDQIGPFSKEVYGSALVLKEIAGFSENDSTTVDLPVQDFVNSKSESKYKIGVIKTFKNLVKDKGIQDLIDDKIESLKKLGHEIIEVDIKNIDLAIQAYYPIVYTEFYSGTRKFDGIKFGKKIEDTCGPEVLRRILGGKEISRSEYDGAYYKKSLKVKEIIAKEFERVFKEVDFIITPVTPTLPHKFETKLSIEDMYAYDAFTIPANLAGICGGVVSKDKIEDEGDKVSVGIQILADKFKEDNLFKGLYLLESLN, translated from the coding sequence ATGGTATTTAATGAAGATATTTGTAAGAAATTAAAGGATTTAAGGTCTGGAAAGCTTTCATGTGTCAAAAATGTTAGCAATTTCTTAGCAAACATTGAAAAAAATAATGAAAAATACAACATTTTTCTTGAAATTAATAAAGATGCATTGAAAAAAGCAGAAGAATTAGACTCTAAATTAAAAAATAAAGGTAATTTAGGAACTCTTTTTGGTTTAACATTTGCAGTAAAATCAAATATATCAGTTAAAGGATTAACTATTTCTTGTGCTTCTAAGACTCTTGAGAACTATAAGGGCACTTTTAATGCAGAAATCATCGAAAAAATCCTAAACGCGGATGGAATTATTATAGGAATCACCAATAATGATGAATTTGCATCAGGATCTTCTGGAGAGAACTCAGCTTTTGGTAATACTATTAATCCTTCTTCTCCAAACAGGATTCCTGGTGGCTCTTCCTCAGGTTCTGCTGCAGCAGTTGCAGCTGATATGTGTGACATTGCATTTGGTTCAGATACGGGTGGAAGTATTAGAAATCCAGCATCTCATTGCGGAATCATTGGAATAAAGCCAAGTTATGGTAGAGTATCAAGATATGGTTTAGTAGATTTATCGATGAGTTTAGATCAAATCGGTCCATTTTCAAAAGAAGTGTATGGTTCAGCTTTAGTACTAAAAGAAATTGCAGGTTTTAGTGAAAACGACTCAACAACAGTAGATTTGCCCGTTCAAGACTTTGTAAACTCTAAATCTGAGAGCAAATATAAAATTGGAGTGATTAAAACCTTTAAGAATTTGGTAAAAGATAAGGGAATTCAAGATTTAATTGATGACAAAATTGAATCCTTAAAAAAACTAGGCCATGAAATCATAGAAGTTGATATTAAAAATATTGATTTAGCAATTCAAGCGTACTATCCAATTGTATACACTGAATTTTACTCTGGAACAAGGAAATTTGATGGAATTAAATTTGGTAAAAAAATTGAAGATACTTGTGGTCCTGAAGTTCTAAGGAGAATCTTGGGAGGAAAAGAGATCTCAAGGTCAGAATATGATGGGGCTTACTATAAAAAATCTCTAAAAGTAAAAGAGATAATTGCAAAAGAATTTGAAAGAGTATTCAAAGAAGTAGATTTCATTATAACTCCAGTAACTCCTACGCTTCCTCACAAATTTGAAACAAAACTATCTATTGAGGACATGTACGCATACGATGCTTTCACAATTCCTGCCAATCTTGCTGGAATTTGTGGAGGAGTTGTATCTAAAGATAAAATTGAAGATGAAGGAGATAAAGTCTCAGTTGGAATTCAAATTCTTGCAGACAAATTTAAAGAAGACAATTTATTCAAAGGATTATACTTACTTGAATCTTTGAATTAA
- a CDS encoding DUF4105 domain-containing protein — MRNFTYKTTKDYTTSYYNQTYDIDKLEGLDYIVEPFSSFEGLAHTFLSFKFENETYLSISVEIRKEKNESFSPLKGLFRNFELVYVIDDEKDLIKLRTNYRNDSVYLYPVKITKESLQLLFLDMINRTNQLKENLEYYNTLTNTCTTNILDHVDNITKGKIKYSYYVLFPGYSGKLIYDIGLINTSLSFDDAKQYYKINDLALANANSKDFSTNIRKEIK, encoded by the coding sequence ATTAGAAATTTCACATATAAAACAACTAAAGACTACACTACTTCTTATTATAATCAAACTTATGACATAGATAAACTTGAAGGACTGGACTACATTGTAGAACCATTTTCATCATTTGAAGGTCTAGCACACACATTCCTATCTTTTAAATTTGAAAATGAAACTTACCTTTCAATCTCAGTTGAAATTCGGAAAGAAAAAAATGAATCATTCTCTCCACTAAAAGGATTATTTAGAAATTTTGAATTAGTATATGTAATTGACGATGAAAAAGATTTAATTAAATTAAGAACAAACTATCGTAATGATAGTGTTTACTTGTATCCTGTAAAAATCACAAAAGAAAGTTTACAATTATTATTCCTAGATATGATAAATAGGACAAATCAATTAAAAGAAAATCTTGAATATTACAATACTTTAACAAACACATGCACAACAAATATTTTAGACCATGTAGACAACATTACCAAAGGAAAGATAAAATACTCTTATTATGTCTTATTTCCTGGTTATTCGGGTAAATTAATTTATGATATTGGTTTAATTAATACTAGTTTAAGTTTTGATGATGCAAAACAGTATTACAAAATTAATGACTTAGCTTTAGCAAACGCAAACTCTAAAGATTTTTCAACAAATATTAGAAAAGAGATAAAATAA